The Streptomyces sp. NBC_01244 genome contains a region encoding:
- a CDS encoding IS110 family transposase, protein MSEIFCGIDWAEGHHDIALVDQDGSQVAKLRISDDSAGFHALIELLTRHGDSAEHPIPVAIETPRGLLVAGLRATGRQVYAINPLAAARYRDRASVSRAKSDAADARVLANVLRTDRHAHRPLPDDSEAGQAVAVLARAHQDAIWDRQQMMNRLRSHLREYYPAALIAFHGPGKPGLDSPRARVILTAAPTPADAAVLSRSQLRALLKRGERPRCGIEAEVERLRAIFRADYLRQLPQVEQALGHQAVALIRQLDASCNSVAQLAAATEEAFLAHPDAEIITSFPGLSVLSGARVLAELGDDRERFADARAMKAYAGAAPITRASGRSHVVVARTVKNQRLASAGHMWAFAALRTQAPRAHYDRRRAGGERHTAALRNLFNKLLGCLYHCLQRRTLFDPDRAFAAPLELAA, encoded by the coding sequence TTGAGCGAGATCTTCTGTGGAATTGACTGGGCGGAGGGACACCACGACATAGCCCTGGTCGACCAGGACGGATCCCAGGTCGCCAAGCTACGGATCAGCGACGACAGTGCCGGCTTCCACGCACTGATCGAACTCTTGACCAGGCATGGCGACTCCGCAGAGCATCCGATCCCCGTTGCGATCGAGACGCCACGCGGCCTCCTAGTCGCCGGCCTGCGGGCAACGGGCCGACAGGTCTACGCAATCAACCCCCTGGCCGCGGCCCGCTACCGCGATCGCGCCAGCGTCTCCCGAGCCAAGTCCGATGCAGCGGACGCCCGTGTTCTAGCAAATGTCCTTCGAACCGACCGGCACGCCCACCGCCCCCTACCCGACGACAGCGAGGCCGGGCAGGCCGTCGCTGTCCTGGCCCGCGCTCACCAGGACGCCATCTGGGACCGGCAGCAGATGATGAACCGGCTCCGGTCGCACCTGCGCGAGTACTATCCAGCCGCTCTCATAGCCTTCCATGGCCCCGGCAAACCGGGACTCGACTCGCCACGTGCCCGCGTGATTCTCACCGCTGCACCGACGCCGGCCGACGCTGCCGTACTCTCCCGCAGCCAGCTGCGTGCGTTGCTCAAGCGGGGCGAGCGTCCGCGCTGCGGAATCGAGGCTGAGGTCGAGCGGCTTCGGGCAATCTTCCGCGCGGACTACCTGAGGCAGCTGCCGCAGGTCGAGCAGGCCCTGGGGCACCAGGCAGTAGCGCTCATCCGCCAGCTCGATGCCTCATGCAACAGCGTCGCTCAGCTCGCGGCGGCGACGGAGGAGGCATTCCTCGCGCACCCAGATGCCGAGATCATCACCAGCTTCCCTGGGCTGTCTGTGCTTTCCGGAGCGCGAGTTCTCGCCGAGCTCGGAGATGACCGCGAACGCTTTGCGGATGCCCGCGCCATGAAGGCGTACGCGGGAGCGGCCCCTATCACCCGGGCCTCCGGGCGAAGCCACGTAGTGGTCGCACGGACCGTCAAGAACCAGCGCCTGGCCTCAGCCGGGCACATGTGGGCCTTCGCAGCCCTTCGCACGCAGGCTCCACGCGCCCACTACGACCGGCGGCGCGCTGGTGGAGAGCGCCATACTGCAGCTCTCAGGAACTTGTTCAACAAACTGCTCGGCTGCCTCTATCACTGCCTGCAACGCCGCACGCTATTCGACCCCGATCGTGCTTTCGCGGCACCCCTGGAGCTCGCCGCCTGA
- a CDS encoding tetratricopeptide repeat protein translates to MLVVVDYAERWAVPDLLQLLTDTAAAAGAVVRVLLLARPTGWWWSGLCQQIPRAVGRPEVEPDDLLLPPVEETTLCDPEEARRDLFHQARDRFCGLLGVPDPDRIVAPAGLDSYPDYHLVLAVHMAALVLVLAAHDHDHDTTNGGDRSGSAPLWAGGWGAEPVEVSQFLLTRERLHWEAVFTRAKPPLLTEPDAMGQAVYLATLTGPVHYRDGLAALTRAGVESAQPPGQILKDHAHCYPPPGNQTVLEPLYPDRLGEDFIGLLTPASSPRPTAGRRSGNRAAFPTDPWATAASARLLLPRASDTPGPAAAWVHPALTTLIETAHRWPDIASDVLFPLLRARPQLALAAGGAALVSLTALPGIPLDLLAAIEEHLPAHRHIDLDAGIAALAQRLAEHRLATTADRAERARLHYNLATCLHRAGLHDQALDTSRQAVLIWRQLADLDHAMQLPSLAVSLNNHAVLLAQVGRRDEAVPVSQEAVDTYRELAALDRDTYLAGLAMSVHNHAIRLAQVGQRAAALAVSQEAIDICRELTDLNRKAHLPELGGSVTTYAALLADAGRRGEALVASQEAVELCRELVALNRNTHLPELGGSIHNHAVCLAEAGRLAEAVPVSQDAVDLRRELAGLNRDAHLPDLAASVTNHANRLAEAGRHKDALPLSQEAVDTYRELADINRAAHLPDLAMSVHNHAIRLAQVGQRAAALAVSREALKLRRELVALNHDAHLPDLAMSIYNYATLLAHAGRPNEALAASQEALALRRELVALNRDAHLPDLARSVSGHAVRLAQVGRRNEAMAASQKALEMGRELADRNRDAYLPDLAVSINNHTARLADAGRPNEALAASQEALALRRELTDRNRDAYLPDLAVSVRNHAALLANAGRPNEALAASQEAIDIYRELADLNRDGYLPDLARSLRNLVGLMMRAGRWEEAVSVSQEAVDAHRALVGLNRDAYLRDCVQTLAASGEVLVEAGRLHEAVSALGEGLLLGRLLPAEAQGILGVIVDLLRRCYALDAPVTDSAFHAVTGQHAPVWMQQPPRPDR, encoded by the coding sequence GTGCTGGTGGTGGTCGATTATGCGGAGCGGTGGGCGGTACCGGACCTGCTGCAGCTGCTGACCGATACCGCCGCTGCGGCCGGGGCGGTGGTGCGGGTGCTCCTGTTGGCCCGTCCCACCGGGTGGTGGTGGAGTGGCCTGTGTCAGCAGATCCCCAGGGCCGTCGGACGGCCGGAGGTGGAGCCGGACGACCTTTTGCTGCCGCCGGTGGAGGAGACGACCCTATGTGATCCGGAAGAGGCCCGGCGGGATCTGTTCCACCAGGCCAGGGACCGGTTCTGTGGTCTGCTGGGCGTGCCGGACCCCGACCGTATCGTTGCCCCCGCCGGACTGGACTCCTATCCGGATTACCACCTGGTCCTCGCGGTCCACATGGCTGCCCTGGTCCTGGTCCTGGCCGCCCACGACCACGACCACGACACCACGAACGGCGGCGACCGGTCCGGGAGCGCCCCGCTCTGGGCGGGCGGGTGGGGGGCGGAACCGGTGGAGGTGTCGCAGTTTCTGTTGACGCGTGAACGCCTGCACTGGGAGGCGGTGTTCACGCGCGCCAAGCCGCCCCTGCTCACCGAGCCAGACGCGATGGGTCAGGCCGTCTACCTCGCTACTCTCACCGGCCCTGTGCACTACAGGGACGGCCTGGCCGCGCTCACCCGGGCCGGGGTGGAGTCCGCTCAGCCCCCCGGCCAGATCCTCAAGGACCACGCCCACTGTTACCCGCCGCCCGGTAACCAGACCGTGCTGGAGCCCTTGTACCCTGACCGGCTCGGCGAGGACTTCATCGGTTTGCTTACCCCCGCCTCCAGCCCCCGCCCTACGGCCGGACGGCGGAGCGGCAACAGGGCTGCCTTCCCCACCGATCCCTGGGCGACGGCCGCATCCGCCCGCCTTCTCCTTCCGCGCGCCAGTGACACCCCCGGCCCCGCAGCGGCATGGGTGCACCCTGCCCTGACCACCCTTATCGAGACCGCACACCGGTGGCCCGACATCGCTAGCGATGTGCTCTTCCCGCTCCTGCGTGCCCGCCCACAGCTCGCCCTGGCTGCGGGCGGAGCCGCTCTGGTCTCTCTCACTGCCCTGCCGGGTATCCCCCTCGACCTCCTCGCGGCCATTGAGGAGCACCTTCCCGCTCATCGGCACATCGACCTCGATGCGGGGATCGCCGCCCTGGCTCAGCGCCTGGCCGAGCACCGCCTCGCCACCACCGCAGACCGGGCCGAGCGCGCCCGTCTCCACTACAACCTCGCCACGTGCCTTCACCGCGCGGGACTCCACGACCAAGCTCTGGACACCAGCCGCCAGGCCGTGCTCATCTGGCGCCAACTGGCCGATCTCGACCACGCCATGCAGCTGCCTAGCCTGGCAGTGTCGCTGAACAACCACGCCGTCCTGTTGGCCCAGGTGGGGCGGCGGGATGAAGCAGTCCCCGTGTCTCAGGAAGCCGTTGACACCTATCGGGAACTGGCCGCCCTCGACCGCGACACATACCTGGCCGGGCTGGCGATGTCGGTCCACAACCACGCCATCCGCCTGGCCCAGGTGGGGCAAAGGGCTGCAGCACTCGCCGTCTCCCAGGAAGCGATCGACATTTGCCGGGAACTGACCGACCTCAACCGCAAGGCCCACCTTCCCGAGCTGGGTGGCTCGGTCACCACCTACGCGGCCCTATTGGCCGACGCCGGGCGGCGGGGTGAAGCCCTGGTCGCCTCCCAGGAAGCAGTCGAACTGTGCCGGGAACTAGTCGCCCTCAACCGCAACACCCACCTTCCCGAGCTGGGTGGCTCGATCCACAACCACGCCGTCTGCTTGGCGGAGGCAGGCCGATTGGCCGAAGCAGTGCCCGTCTCCCAGGATGCCGTCGATCTACGCCGGGAACTGGCTGGCCTCAACCGTGACGCCCACCTCCCGGACCTGGCCGCCTCGGTGACTAACCATGCGAACCGGCTGGCAGAGGCAGGAAGGCACAAGGACGCGCTCCCTCTATCCCAGGAAGCCGTTGACACCTACCGGGAACTGGCCGATATCAACCGCGCCGCCCACCTCCCCGACCTGGCAATGTCGGTCCATAACCACGCCATCCGCCTGGCCCAGGTGGGGCAAAGGGCTGCAGCACTCGCCGTCTCCCGGGAAGCACTCAAACTACGCCGGGAACTCGTCGCTCTCAACCACGACGCCCACCTACCCGACTTGGCGATGTCGATCTACAACTACGCGACCCTGCTGGCCCATGCCGGGCGACCCAATGAAGCCCTGGCCGCATCCCAGGAAGCCCTTGCGCTACGCCGGGAATTAGTCGCCCTCAACCGCGACGCCCACCTGCCCGACCTGGCGAGGTCGGTTAGCGGCCACGCTGTTCGCTTGGCCCAGGTAGGGCGCCGGAATGAAGCCATGGCCGCCTCCCAGAAAGCACTCGAAATGGGGCGGGAATTGGCCGACCGCAATCGCGACGCCTACCTTCCCGACCTGGCGGTGTCGATCAATAACCACACGGCCCGGCTGGCCGATGCCGGGCGACCCAATGAAGCCCTGGCCGCATCCCAGGAAGCACTCGCACTACGCCGGGAGCTGACCGACCGCAATCGCGACGCCTACCTCCCCGACCTGGCGGTCTCGGTCAGAAACCACGCGGCTCTGCTGGCCAATGCCGGGCGACCCAATGAAGCCCTGGCTGCCTCCCAGGAAGCGATCGACATTTACCGGGAACTGGCCGACCTCAACCGCGACGGCTATCTGCCCGACCTGGCGAGGTCCTTGCGCAACCTCGTAGGTCTGATGATGAGGGCAGGACGGTGGGAAGAAGCGGTATCCGTCTCCCAGGAAGCTGTCGACGCCCACCGCGCACTGGTCGGCCTCAACCGCGACGCCTACTTGCGCGACTGCGTCCAGACCCTAGCCGCTTCTGGAGAGGTACTGGTGGAAGCCGGACGGCTCCATGAAGCTGTGTCTGCCTTGGGAGAGGGGCTTTTGCTCGGCCGATTACTGCCTGCGGAAGCACAGGGAATCCTCGGGGTGATCGTCGATCTGCTGCGCCGGTGCTACGCCCTCGATGCGCCCGTCACCGACAGCGCCTTCCATGCCGTCACCGGACAACACGCCCCTGTGTGGATGCAACAGCCTCCCAGACCAGACCGGTGA
- a CDS encoding TIGR03086 family metal-binding protein, with protein sequence MTDTTMLDLGPQCRIVARLAAGVTEARLADPTPCPAYAVGNLLGHLTGLAVAFRDAARKDLGPTTNTDPGTALPSLPAGWREELPRILGELAEAWTDPAAWTGTTRAGGVDLPGEIAGLVAVNELVIHGWDLARATGQEYAPDQAALQTSYGFLLASVEEEGDNGGIFGPAVPVPDEAPLLDRAVGLSGRDPSWPSGTG encoded by the coding sequence ATGACCGACACGACGATGCTCGACCTCGGACCGCAATGCCGGATCGTGGCCCGACTCGCGGCGGGCGTCACCGAAGCCCGGCTCGCCGACCCGACGCCCTGCCCCGCGTACGCGGTCGGCAACCTGCTGGGCCACCTCACCGGCCTGGCCGTCGCGTTCCGCGACGCCGCCCGCAAGGACCTGGGCCCCACCACGAACACGGACCCCGGCACAGCCCTCCCCTCCCTCCCCGCCGGCTGGCGCGAGGAACTGCCCCGGATCCTCGGCGAGCTGGCCGAGGCCTGGACGGATCCGGCCGCCTGGACCGGCACGACCCGTGCGGGCGGGGTGGACCTCCCTGGCGAGATCGCGGGCCTGGTGGCCGTCAACGAACTGGTCATCCACGGCTGGGACCTGGCCCGGGCCACCGGCCAGGAGTACGCACCCGATCAGGCCGCGCTGCAGACCTCGTACGGGTTCCTGCTGGCATCGGTGGAGGAAGAGGGGGACAACGGGGGCATCTTCGGCCCCGCCGTCCCCGTACCGGACGAGGCCCCGCTGCTGGACCGGGCGGTCGGGCTGAGCGGGCGCGATCCGTCCTGGCCGAGCGGTACGGGGTGA
- a CDS encoding calcium-binding protein gives MVAAASAAALALVLALPGTALAAPGDLDPAFAGSGKVQTYFPDDGGPWDYAEGLDVARQGDGKLVVAGRVTGPGVPFDMALIRYNANGSVDSGFGGGDGRVTSDFGGDDQAEAVAVQPSDGKIVVAGRTEVMEEGGGCCIFSVARYNTDGSLDQSFGSGGLVRVESFGSASGASDLVVQPDGRILAVGLSGGAGFALARLNVDGTADPSFGGDGTVVAGFAPTFPGEAGGQATGLALQPDGRFVAVGYVGSTAFDFGVARYLSNGSLDTSFSGDGMATADFGGTDFGRAVAVQSDGAVVAAGSANTGFALARFTAGGTPDPAFGTGGRVTTVWPLSTAMAYDMALQQDGKILVGGTADDPDSQEASDFALARYLPSGSLDTGFGGGDGRVYTGMLGGEEIRGLLVQPDGKTVAAGLAGLGAFGIARYEGGGGTPPPPPAADLSVTNTGTTTVSIGDQASYTVRVSSAATSTVTATGVTLTDTLSGAGGTLLSAVPSQGTCTTSATGATCALGSLAPGASATVTVTAEPRATGTLTNSASATALPQDPNPANNSAGASTSVNNSRGCTIIGTSGTDTLNGGYSNDVICALSGNDTVRASYGNDTVHGGPGNDNIDGGFGDDTLGGGPGNDTLTGYYGNDRLTTTDGVSANDTANGGMGTDTCTTDAGDTRISCP, from the coding sequence ATGGTGGCAGCCGCGTCCGCTGCCGCCCTGGCGCTGGTCCTCGCGCTGCCCGGCACCGCACTCGCGGCCCCAGGGGACCTGGACCCCGCGTTCGCCGGCTCCGGGAAGGTCCAGACGTACTTCCCCGACGACGGGGGGCCGTGGGACTACGCGGAGGGTCTGGACGTCGCCCGGCAGGGCGACGGGAAGCTGGTCGTGGCCGGCCGTGTCACGGGGCCGGGCGTCCCCTTCGACATGGCGCTGATCCGGTACAACGCCAACGGCAGTGTCGATTCCGGATTCGGCGGCGGCGACGGTCGGGTGACCAGTGACTTCGGGGGCGACGACCAGGCCGAGGCGGTGGCGGTTCAGCCCTCCGACGGGAAGATCGTGGTCGCCGGCCGTACGGAGGTCATGGAGGAGGGCGGGGGCTGCTGCATCTTCTCCGTCGCCCGCTACAACACGGACGGCTCCCTCGACCAGAGCTTCGGCTCGGGCGGCCTGGTCCGCGTCGAGTCGTTCGGCAGCGCCTCGGGCGCCTCCGACCTGGTCGTCCAGCCGGACGGAAGGATCCTCGCGGTCGGCCTCAGCGGCGGGGCGGGCTTCGCGCTGGCCCGCCTCAACGTGGACGGCACTGCGGACCCGTCGTTCGGCGGGGACGGCACGGTGGTGGCGGGCTTCGCTCCCACCTTCCCCGGGGAGGCGGGCGGCCAGGCCACCGGCCTGGCGCTCCAGCCGGACGGCAGGTTCGTCGCCGTCGGCTACGTGGGCAGTACCGCTTTCGACTTCGGAGTGGCCCGCTACCTGTCCAACGGCAGCCTCGACACATCCTTCAGCGGCGACGGTATGGCCACCGCGGACTTCGGCGGTACGGACTTCGGCCGCGCCGTGGCGGTCCAGTCCGACGGCGCGGTCGTCGCCGCCGGGTCGGCCAACACCGGTTTCGCGCTGGCCCGGTTCACCGCCGGCGGCACTCCCGACCCCGCCTTCGGCACCGGCGGCCGGGTCACCACCGTCTGGCCCCTCAGCACGGCGATGGCCTACGACATGGCGCTCCAGCAGGACGGGAAGATCCTCGTCGGCGGCACGGCAGACGACCCGGACAGCCAGGAGGCCTCGGACTTCGCCCTCGCCCGCTACCTGCCGAGCGGCAGTCTGGACACCGGCTTCGGCGGCGGTGACGGCCGGGTGTACACCGGCATGCTGGGCGGTGAGGAGATTCGGGGACTGCTCGTGCAGCCCGACGGGAAGACCGTGGCCGCGGGCCTGGCCGGGCTGGGCGCCTTCGGCATCGCCCGCTACGAAGGCGGCGGCGGCACCCCGCCTCCGCCTCCGGCCGCCGACCTTTCGGTGACGAACACCGGAACGACGACCGTGAGCATCGGCGACCAGGCCTCGTACACCGTACGGGTCTCCAGCGCCGCGACGTCCACCGTGACCGCGACCGGCGTGACGCTCACCGACACCCTCTCGGGGGCCGGCGGCACCCTCCTGTCGGCCGTTCCGTCCCAGGGCACCTGTACGACATCGGCGACCGGGGCCACCTGCGCCCTCGGCAGCCTCGCACCGGGTGCGAGCGCCACGGTCACGGTGACGGCCGAACCGCGTGCCACCGGCACCCTGACGAACAGCGCCTCCGCCACCGCCCTGCCCCAGGACCCGAACCCGGCCAACAACAGCGCCGGCGCGTCGACCTCGGTGAACAACTCCCGCGGCTGCACGATCATCGGCACCAGCGGTACGGACACCCTCAACGGTGGCTACTCCAACGACGTCATCTGCGCCCTCAGCGGCAACGACACCGTCCGCGCGAGCTACGGCAACGACACCGTCCACGGCGGGCCCGGCAACGACAACATCGACGGGGGCTTCGGCGACGACACCCTGGGCGGCGGACCGGGCAACGACACCCTCACGGGCTACTACGGCAACGACCGCCTGACCACCACCGACGGTGTCAGCGCCAACGACACCGCCAACGGCGGCATGGGCACCGACACCTGCACCACCGACGCGGGCGACACCCGCATCAGCTGCCCCTGA
- a CDS encoding Imm51 family immunity protein, whose translation MTDVSALAPFHLDEHSEADSSHCLYLFDGAMEQVADVFEEHNAESHGYGWEGLARSLAHSHMPENGNELQFFGSEAGTFVVTSPDLEALTEPAVLLHSAFHNRELLSHYIQTADPRFLDRENP comes from the coding sequence ATGACCGACGTATCAGCCCTGGCCCCGTTCCACCTGGACGAACACAGTGAGGCCGACAGCTCCCACTGCCTCTATCTGTTCGACGGTGCCATGGAGCAGGTGGCCGACGTCTTCGAAGAACACAACGCCGAATCCCATGGTTACGGCTGGGAAGGCCTGGCCCGGTCACTGGCCCACTCCCACATGCCCGAAAACGGCAACGAGCTCCAATTTTTTGGATCAGAGGCCGGCACCTTCGTGGTCACAAGCCCTGACCTCGAGGCCCTCACGGAGCCGGCCGTCCTTCTGCACTCCGCCTTCCACAACCGCGAACTCCTCAGCCACTACATCCAGACGGCCGACCCTCGCTTCCTCGACCGAGAGAACCCGTGA
- a CDS encoding DUF4279 domain-containing protein produces the protein MPLHQYVYFALSSRSITAQEITDALGIEPDETRVVNPRRLPVDPANPFCQIWKVVCREPGLCVDEQIAHVLGRLRPQTDRIAELMKQYNSADGEDEPYLEARLEVVRYFNDTEQQDEAGQPQDRDKHNLFGWALDREAITFLAATGALLDVDEYDMTPSPASA, from the coding sequence ATGCCTCTCCACCAGTACGTCTACTTCGCTCTGTCCAGCCGAAGCATTACCGCGCAGGAGATAACTGATGCGCTGGGTATCGAGCCTGATGAGACGAGAGTGGTCAACCCGCGCCGTCTCCCTGTTGACCCGGCGAATCCGTTCTGTCAGATCTGGAAGGTCGTGTGCAGGGAACCGGGCCTGTGCGTGGACGAACAGATCGCGCACGTCCTGGGCCGTCTCCGGCCACAGACCGACCGCATAGCCGAGCTCATGAAGCAGTACAACAGTGCAGACGGCGAAGACGAGCCGTACCTCGAAGCCCGGCTGGAGGTGGTGCGCTACTTCAATGACACCGAGCAGCAGGACGAGGCCGGGCAGCCGCAGGATAGGGACAAGCACAACCTCTTCGGCTGGGCGCTCGACCGCGAAGCGATCACCTTTCTTGCCGCTACTGGCGCGCTTCTGGACGTCGATGAGTACGACATGACCCCTTCCCCGGCGTCGGCCTGA
- a CDS encoding IS110 family transposase has translation MNRIWAGIDSGKTHHHCVVINQDGAKLLSRRVPNGEPELLQLLQDVLALADHVTWAVDMAGGEPALLLALLTGHDQELLYIPGRVVNRASDGYRGEGKTDARDALVIADQARIRRDLKPMRPTDEATIELKILTSRRTDLVRDRTRAINRLRSTLTGMFPALERALVLTSTGPLILLDGYQTPAAIRRMGTTRLTRWLRARGVRSPEELATTAIETAEQQHTAVPGEAVIAQLVRTLAADVRVLNEKVAEVDRLIEDRFRAHDLAEIITSMPGIGPLLGAEFLAGVGSDLTFFATPDRLAAFAGLAPAPHDSGKKSGTLHRPRHSHRGLQRVFYMSALTSVRYDPNSRAFYDRKRSEGKRHTQAVIALARRRVNVLWALIRDRRLYEVAPPPATLH, from the coding sequence ATGAACCGGATCTGGGCCGGAATCGACAGTGGCAAGACCCACCACCACTGCGTCGTCATCAACCAGGACGGGGCGAAACTGCTGTCCCGGCGGGTGCCGAACGGAGAACCTGAGTTACTCCAGCTCCTCCAAGACGTCCTCGCCCTGGCCGACCACGTCACCTGGGCCGTCGACATGGCCGGTGGGGAACCCGCACTGCTCCTGGCCCTGCTCACCGGCCACGACCAGGAGCTCCTCTACATCCCCGGCCGCGTCGTCAACCGGGCCAGTGACGGATACCGCGGCGAGGGGAAGACCGACGCCCGCGACGCGCTCGTGATCGCCGATCAGGCCCGCATCCGCCGCGACCTCAAGCCGATGCGGCCCACCGATGAGGCCACTATCGAGCTGAAGATCCTCACCAGCCGCCGCACGGATCTCGTCCGTGACCGGACCCGGGCGATCAACCGTCTGCGCTCCACGCTGACCGGCATGTTCCCCGCACTGGAACGAGCTCTCGTCCTCACCAGCACCGGCCCGCTCATCCTCCTTGACGGCTACCAGACCCCGGCCGCGATCCGACGCATGGGCACCACCCGACTGACCCGCTGGCTCCGCGCTCGAGGCGTCCGCAGTCCGGAGGAGCTCGCGACGACGGCAATCGAGACCGCCGAACAGCAACACACCGCAGTCCCTGGCGAGGCGGTCATCGCCCAGCTGGTGCGGACCCTTGCCGCGGACGTGCGGGTGCTAAACGAAAAGGTCGCGGAGGTCGACCGGCTCATCGAGGACCGCTTCCGCGCACACGACCTCGCCGAGATCATCACGAGCATGCCCGGCATCGGACCTCTCCTCGGCGCCGAGTTCCTCGCCGGAGTCGGCAGCGACCTCACCTTCTTCGCGACCCCGGACCGGCTGGCCGCGTTCGCTGGTCTTGCGCCGGCGCCGCACGACTCGGGGAAGAAGAGCGGCACCCTCCACCGTCCCCGCCACTCCCACCGCGGCCTCCAGCGGGTCTTCTACATGTCCGCGCTGACCAGCGTCCGCTACGACCCGAACTCCCGGGCCTTCTACGACCGCAAACGATCCGAGGGGAAACGCCATACCCAGGCCGTGATCGCCCTCGCCCGACGCCGCGTCAATGTCCTCTGGGCCCTCATCCGTGACCGGCGGCTCTACGAAGTTGCACCGCCACCGGCCACGCTGCACTGA
- a CDS encoding DUF4241 domain-containing protein produces MVVEVGYAQAWDLEARVLWRPISVKEARERDAAGLPYVVVYRMAGREAPLEVRLVSWRDHHVGLLVYDAKGRRTYDLDMRLLDDQMRLLHRYTVCWKYTGPDMAEFDQACPRVTVELFPDGRGRRTEEPRGKLGGGDITAPQVRDNERWMERPVFGERPLLSAQFHGVAETTDFEVAEAASAADDSSSHAPATSWRPPRPAQPGPIGELFRPGVRVTDGYHPEMTIVEPRSIGTLRVPSGLLAVSGPDIDHADGPHVTVPVPPGEYVLDEARARHTYHCEWEQSEVTRTDPLAVRLLVSAAPAVTWEMALTPKDDPRLFIENQISGFVTDGATGCFADAGAWEPLLALFEKGMIQADPDLDPDVYKEFSDSMYLLRTRDHASGGELAAFATTGDGTYPVWVGRTEACEVAGVVVLVEGTPELLPDRGANAGA; encoded by the coding sequence ATGGTGGTTGAGGTGGGGTACGCGCAGGCGTGGGACCTGGAGGCTCGCGTCCTATGGCGGCCGATATCCGTGAAGGAAGCCCGTGAGCGGGATGCAGCCGGGCTTCCGTACGTGGTGGTCTACCGGATGGCGGGCCGGGAGGCTCCGCTGGAGGTCCGGCTCGTCTCCTGGCGGGATCACCATGTCGGTCTGTTGGTCTACGACGCGAAGGGTCGCCGTACCTACGACCTGGACATGCGGCTGCTGGACGACCAGATGCGCCTGCTGCACCGGTACACCGTCTGCTGGAAGTACACCGGCCCGGACATGGCGGAATTCGACCAGGCGTGCCCGCGCGTCACCGTGGAGCTCTTCCCGGACGGGAGGGGCCGGCGGACGGAGGAGCCCAGGGGCAAGCTCGGAGGAGGCGACATCACCGCGCCCCAGGTCCGCGACAACGAGCGCTGGATGGAACGGCCTGTCTTCGGAGAGCGGCCCCTTCTCTCGGCCCAGTTCCACGGAGTAGCGGAGACAACGGACTTCGAGGTCGCCGAGGCGGCCTCGGCAGCCGACGACAGCAGCAGCCACGCTCCCGCCACCTCCTGGCGTCCGCCCCGCCCCGCGCAGCCCGGACCGATTGGTGAGCTGTTCCGACCCGGGGTGCGCGTGACCGACGGGTACCACCCTGAGATGACGATTGTGGAGCCGCGGAGCATCGGCACCCTGCGCGTGCCCAGCGGGCTACTGGCCGTTTCCGGCCCGGACATCGACCACGCAGACGGACCCCACGTCACGGTCCCCGTCCCGCCCGGGGAGTACGTACTGGACGAGGCGCGGGCCCGCCACACCTACCACTGCGAGTGGGAGCAGAGCGAGGTCACGCGCACCGACCCCCTGGCTGTCCGCCTCCTCGTCAGCGCGGCTCCCGCCGTGACCTGGGAGATGGCGCTCACGCCCAAAGACGACCCTCGGCTGTTCATCGAGAACCAGATCTCCGGATTCGTCACGGACGGCGCCACCGGTTGCTTCGCCGATGCCGGTGCATGGGAGCCGCTCCTCGCCCTCTTTGAGAAAGGCATGATCCAGGCAGACCCGGACCTGGACCCGGACGTCTACAAGGAATTCAGCGACTCCATGTACCTGCTCCGTACCCGGGACCATGCCTCCGGCGGCGAGCTGGCGGCCTTCGCGACGACGGGGGACGGTACCTATCCCGTCTGGGTCGGCCGCACCGAAGCCTGCGAGGTGGCCGGGGTCGTAGTACTGGTGGAGGGGACGCCCGAGCTCCTCCCGGACCGCGGAGCCAATGCCGGCGCCTGA